A single window of Nicotiana sylvestris chromosome 3, ASM39365v2, whole genome shotgun sequence DNA harbors:
- the LOC104231289 gene encoding uncharacterized protein, with translation MAPPNSGRTISQQAFDELVKENIEDLGMDPTEALEDAIQTLSLQGVDLSGIVTSVSGSGEENPVIQSLERLKELDRDWKQGDGDKSDVKQIIEWLDKLNDVCNVDGSGNAAIATKNGAVGLVCSICCKLGSGFDQGLVSALKTLASLLHDLQSTEMFRESNGPKMVMNILNNRKENISILNSGLSVVSAAATGNAVLKEAFMNLKIDELILQCLREYSRGSIPYLYDALRVLLTSDDNRVVASEVYGYARRFAKIGIVEALVGSLHEGIKSPSLVSASIALKAVAVNDEICRAVADNGGIDATLRCIDDSSEQGEKVVARTCCSLLSKLAGSDINKSAIVEKGGMDKLIKLATRFSDDPSMLQEVMSMITVLSLRSPNNAARAVEAGAGDTVIQAMQRFPESEQLLKSCCFMIRNLVVRNPENRTILLGNGIEKLIRKAKMNHKSCKNAATDALRDLGQDNYNL, from the exons ATGGCCCCACCGAACTCCGGTCGCACAATATCTCAACAAGCCTTCGATGAATTAGTGAAAGAAAATATTGAAGATCTTGGAATGGACCCAACAGAAGCCCTTGAAGACGCCATTCAAACCCTATCTCTCCAAGGCGTCGATCTCTCCG GTATTGTGACTAGCGTTTCGGGATCTGGGGAGGAAAATCCGGTAATTCAATCACTTGAGAGGCTGAAGGAATTGGATCGTGATTGGAAGCAGGGAGACGGGGATAAGAGCGACGTGAAGCAAATTATTGAATGGTTAGATAAGTTAAATGATGTGTGTAATGTTGATGGATCAGGAAATGCTGCTATAGCAACTAAGAATGGTGCTGTAGGATTGGTGTGTTCCATATGTTGTAAACTTGGGAGTGGATTCGATCAGGGCCTTGTTTCAGCTCTGAAGACGTTGGCTTCTTTACTTCATG ATCTACAGAGCACTGAAATGTTTAGAGAGAGTAATGGTCCAAAGATGGTTATGAATATCCTAAACAATAGGAAAGAAAACATAAGCATCTTGAACAGCGGATTGTCTGTTGTTTCTGCAGCTGCAACTGGTAATGCGGTCCTCAAGGAGGCATTTATGAACTTGAAAATTGATGAGCTGATTCTTCAATGTTTAAGAGAATATAGTAGGGGGAGCATTCCTTATTTATATGACGCTTTACGAGTCTTGCTAACATCTGATGATAATCGTGTTGTGGCCTCTGAA GTTTACGGGTACGCCAGAAGGTTTGCCAAAATTGGAATTGTCGAAGCGCTTGTTGGTTCACTTCATGAAGGGATAAAGTCGCCTAGTCTAGTGTCTGCAAGCATCGCTTTGAAGGCTGTTGCTGTTAAT GATGAAATATGCAGAGCTGTTGCTGATAATGGTGGTATAGATGCAACTCTTCGATGCATAGATGACAGCAGTGAACAGGGTGAAAAAGTTGTGGCCAGAACTTGTTGCTCCTTGTTATCTAAG TTGGCAGGAAGTGACATAAACAAGAGTGCTATTGTAGAAAAGGGTGGCATGGACAAGCTTATTAAACTTGCAACAAGATTTTCTGATGATCCGTCTATGCTACAAGAG GTCATGTCTATGATTACCGTACTGTCCTTGAGGTCTCCAAATAATGCTGCCCGTGCAGTTGAAGCTGGAGCTGGTGATACTGTTATCCAAGCTATGCAGAGGTTTCCAGAATCAGAGCAACTGCTAAAAAGCTGTTGTTTCATGATTCGAAATCTTGTGGTTAGGAATCCAGAAAACAG AACTATTTTGCTTGGTAATGGCATTGAGAAGCTCATCAGAAAGGCCAAGATGAATCACAAGAGCTGTAAGAATGCTGCAACTGATGCACTTAGGGATCTTGGACAAGATAACTATAACTTGTAA